A genomic stretch from Streptobacillus canis includes:
- the cmk gene encoding (d)CMP kinase: MIIAIDGPSGSGKSSVAKEIAKKLDIAHLDTGAMYRLLGYKLIKDKIDMANVKDVLKDLNIDIKGNTFYLDNQDVSKEIRMNEVSMMASAVSKIKEVREFMVNMQREISKNKSVILDGRDIGTVVFPNADLKIYLNASAEVRANRRFLEDRTLDYNQILQDIIKRDYDDMNREHSPLKKAEDAVEIDTNNLTFDEVLNKILELVKKYECICKN; encoded by the coding sequence ATGATAATAGCTATAGATGGTCCGTCAGGAAGCGGCAAAAGTAGTGTTGCTAAGGAAATAGCAAAAAAATTAGATATTGCTCATTTAGATACGGGAGCAATGTATAGATTACTTGGATATAAATTAATAAAAGATAAAATTGATATGGCTAATGTAAAAGATGTATTAAAAGACCTGAATATTGACATTAAAGGGAATACTTTTTATTTAGACAATCAAGACGTTAGTAAAGAAATTAGAATGAATGAAGTATCTATGATGGCATCAGCTGTTTCAAAAATTAAAGAAGTAAGAGAATTTATGGTGAATATGCAAAGAGAGATATCTAAAAATAAATCTGTAATTTTAGATGGAAGAGATATTGGGACAGTTGTATTTCCAAATGCTGATCTTAAAATATATCTAAATGCTTCAGCTGAAGTAAGAGCTAATAGAAGATTCTTAGAAGATAGAACTTTAGATTATAATCAAATTCTTCAAGATATTATTAAAAGAGATTATGATGATATGAATAGAGAGCATTCTCCTTTAAAAAAAGCAGAAGATGCTGTAGAAATTGATACAAATAATTTAACATTTGATGAGGTATTAAATAAAATATTAGAGCTGGTGAAAAAATATGAGTGCATATGCAAAAATTAA
- the alr gene encoding alanine racemase, whose translation MSAYAKINLDAFERNLNIILEKIPSEKLMAIVKANAYGHGVIRIVDKAVELGINFFGVARLEEAEEILKIFPNVNVLVLSPILKHEIKDVAKKGIHLTISNFEDIEYILKNKIEGKFHFALETGMGRIGFIENEIGKAYEMLKPIGIFSHLSSADSDPNYTKLQLEKFNRVVQNLDVKYKHVLNSFGSMKNDLDYDLYRVGIIMYGAEMTDIFEPVMTFYARVNHIKVLEEDTYIGYSKTYLAHKGDVIATVACGYADGMHRAMSNKSKVYFDGKLYKIIGNVCMDQFMIKADKNIKVGEYVEIFGENILVADLAKEINTISYELLCAVSARVHRIYWTEEI comes from the coding sequence ATGAGTGCATATGCAAAAATTAATTTGGATGCTTTTGAAAGAAATTTAAATATTATTTTAGAAAAAATACCATCTGAAAAGTTGATGGCCATTGTTAAAGCAAATGCTTATGGACATGGTGTTATAAGAATAGTAGATAAAGCTGTGGAATTAGGAATAAATTTTTTCGGTGTTGCAAGGCTTGAAGAGGCAGAAGAAATATTAAAAATATTCCCTAATGTTAATGTCTTAGTCTTATCACCAATTTTAAAACATGAGATTAAAGATGTAGCAAAAAAAGGAATACATTTAACAATATCTAATTTTGAAGATATTGAATACATTTTAAAAAATAAAATTGAAGGTAAATTCCACTTTGCTCTAGAAACTGGTATGGGTAGAATTGGATTTATAGAAAATGAAATAGGAAAAGCTTATGAAATGCTAAAGCCCATAGGAATTTTCTCACATTTATCTTCAGCAGATAGTGACCCTAATTATACAAAATTGCAATTAGAAAAATTTAATAGAGTAGTTCAAAACTTAGATGTAAAATATAAGCATGTATTAAATAGTTTTGGAAGTATGAAAAATGATTTAGATTATGATTTATATAGAGTTGGAATTATCATGTATGGTGCTGAGATGACAGATATATTTGAACCAGTTATGACTTTTTATGCTAGAGTAAATCATATTAAAGTTTTGGAAGAAGACACATATATAGGTTATTCTAAAACATATTTAGCTCATAAAGGAGATGTTATTGCAACCGTAGCATGTGGTTATGCAGATGGTATGCATAGAGCAATGTCAAATAAATCAAAAGTATATTTTGATGGAAAATTATATAAAATAATAGGAAATGTATGTATGGATCAATTTATGATTAAAGCAGATAAAAATATAAAAGTAGGAGAATATGTTGAAATATTTGGTGAAAATATTTTAGTTGCAGATTTAGCAAAAGAAATTAATACAATCAGTTATGAACTTTTATGTGCAGTATCTGCAAGAGTACATAGAATTTATTGGACGGAGGAAATATGA
- a CDS encoding CvpA family protein produces the protein MILDILIVVLVLFFVIMGYKNGFVKSAFNLIKLVIVVYFTPMFLPTVELLTNIKADNIIVRYIAYIIIFIILYFIVSIIINILTKLINITPFGIVNKLLGAMFGLIKSSIIIVLTIIILLFTATKVEKAKEILDDSILVEYISIYSGKYNALFPGFIKYKLDEFREENLEKNFKRSLLKEIKEGI, from the coding sequence ATGATATTAGATATATTGATAGTTGTACTAGTATTATTTTTTGTAATAATGGGATACAAAAATGGTTTTGTAAAGTCAGCTTTTAACTTAATCAAATTAGTTATAGTTGTCTATTTTACACCTATGTTTCTACCTACGGTAGAATTATTAACAAATATTAAAGCAGATAATATTATTGTAAGATATATAGCATATATAATTATATTCATTATATTATATTTTATAGTATCAATAATAATAAATATACTTACAAAATTAATTAATATAACACCTTTTGGAATTGTAAATAAATTATTAGGTGCAATGTTTGGTTTAATTAAATCAAGTATTATAATAGTATTAACAATAATAATACTTTTATTTACAGCAACAAAAGTAGAAAAAGCGAAAGAGATATTAGATGACTCAATTTTAGTAGAATATATCTCTATTTATTCTGGAAAGTATAATGCTTTATTTCCAGGATTTATAAAATATAAATTAGATGAGTTTAGAGAAGAAAATCTAGAAAAGAATTTCAAAAGAAGTCTTTTAAAAGAGATAAAAGAAGGGATATAA